The DNA segment TAGCGGACCTGTCGCGCCAGACAGTCGGGCTCGGGGACCGTTCCGGCGGGGAGGAGCTCGTCGTCGGAGGCCGAGGCCCACGGCACCCGTAGCGGCTGCCAGCCGAGGTCACGGGCGTGCCCGGCGAGGCGGTCCAAGACCGGCTCCATGAGGTGGGAGTGGTACGCGGTCGTCATCGGCAGCCGCCGCCAGGGCACCGCGTGCCGGTCGAGCCAGGACTCCGCCCGGTCCATCAGCACCTCCGGACCGGACAGCGTGTGCGAGGTGGGCGCGTTGTGGGCGGCGAGGTCCGCTCCGGTCGCGGCCGCCGCGTCGAGCGCCACGTCCAGAGGCGCGCTGACCGCCAGCATCCGGCCCGGTGCGGTGGACCCGGTCAGCTCCTCGCGCGCCAGGACGAACCGGACCGCGTCGGACAGCGCGAGGGCGCCGGCCGTGCACAGCGCGGCCAGTTCGCCGAGGCTGTGTCCGACGACGGCCGACGGCCGTATCCCGGCCGACTCCCACAGCCGGGCGAGCGCCACCTGGAACACCAGCTGAGCCGCCTGGGGACGGTCCAGAACCTCGCCGAACGGCTCGACGACGCTCCGGAACACGGGCTCGTCCCGGTACGCCTCGAAGTCCACCGCACCCGCGCCCTGGCCCCGGAACGCGAAGGCCGGCGGGCCGAGCGGCGGCTCCTCGGGGGGCGGTTCGCCGAGCGCGGTGTCCAGGGCGTCGGCCACCTCGTGGGCGGTCCGCCCGGACACGGCCAGCCGGGCGGACGAGCGGCGCGGCCCGCTGTGCAGACGGCGCGCGACATCGCCCACGGGCAGGTCACCGTGGTCCCGCAGCCAGTCGCGGAGCTGCCCGGCCCGCCGCCGCAGCGACGCCGGGTCGGGAGCGGCCAGCGGCACGAGCACCGCCCGGCCCGGGTCCGGCACTGCCCCCCGGGCGGGGGGTTCCTCCAGGACCACGTGCGCGTTGGTGCCGCCGAACCCCAGGGCGCTGACACCGGCTCTGCGCGGACCGGACCCCGACGGCCAGTCCGACCGTTCGGTGACGGGGAAGAAAGGGCTCTTTGACCACGCCAGGCGCGGGTCGGGGGCCGTCGTGTTCACCGTCGGCACCAGCTCGCCTTGCCGCAGCATCAGCACCGTCTTGATCAGGCCCGCCATGCCCGCGCAGGTGTCGAGATGTCCGACCGACGGTTTGACCGAGCCGAGCCCCGTGCGCCCGGCGGGCCCCGGGCCACCGGCCAGCGCCTCGGTCAGGGCCCGGAACTCGATCGGGTCACCGACCTCGGTACCGGTGCCGTGCGCCTCCAGGTAGCCGATCGTGTGCGGCTCGGCCCCGGCCCGTTCCAGGGCGTGCCGGACCGCCGACGCGTGCCCGCGCACGGACGGAGCCGTGAACCCGGCCTTGGCCCGCCCGTCGTTGTTGACCGCCGAACCCAGGATCACCGCGTGCACGGTGTCGCCGTCGGCCAGCGCCCGTTCCAGGGGCTTGAGCAGGACCGCGGCCACACCGTCCCCGCCCACGGTGCCGTCGGCGGCGGCGTCGAAGGCACGCACGACCCCGCTGGGGGACAGGATGTACTCCGGGTCGGCGGGGCCCTCGGGCGCGGGTGTACGGCGGACGGCGGCGGCACCCGCGAGCGCGAGGTCGGCGTCGCCCGTCAGCAGCGCCTGGACCGCCAGGTGCACCGCGACCAGCGAGGTGGAGCAGGCGCTCTGCACATTCACCGCCGGACCGGTCAGGCCGAGCTGCCAGGCGACGCGGGTGGCCAGGAAGTCCGCCTGGCAGCCGATGAGTTCGGCGATCGCCTCGACCGGGTCGCCGGACGTCCCGGCGCGCAGGAAGTACGGCGGCTGCGGACCGTACAGGTTCATCCCGGCGCCGGCGAAGACACCGATCCGTACGCCGTCGTCCGGGTCGGTGTACCCGCCGTCCTCCAGCGCGTGGTGACAGCTCTCCAGCAGCAGCCGGTGCGCGGGGTCCGTGCGCTCCGCCTCCTTGGGGCTCACTCCGAAGAAAGCCGCGTCGAAGGCGTCCGCGTCGGCCAGCGGCTCGCCGACCGAGCAGACCCCGGCCCGCAGGTTCCGCCAGAACGTGTCGACGTCCGGTGCGCCGGGGAAACGGGCGGCCATGCCGATGACGGCCACCCGCCGGTCCGCTCCTCCGGCCTTGAGCGGGCGCGGCCCCGGCGCCGTACGGGCATCGCCGTCCAGGTAGCGGGCCAGCGCGGTCACCGTGTAGTGCTCGGTCAGTGCGGCGGCGGGCACGGACCGGCCGAACTCCTTCTCCAGCCGCACCCGGAGCCGGGCGCCGAGCAGGGAGGTCAGACCCAGCTCGCGGAAGGGCACGTCCGGGGCGACCGGAACACCCCCCAGCAGACCGGCCACGGTCGCGGCGACCCGCTCCTCGGTGCCGTTCACCGGGCACCCGCGAAGCGTCCGGCGAGGGCGCGGATCGTGGGGGCCTTGAGGAACTCGGCCATCGGGACCCGACGGCCTGTCTCGCCCCGGATGCGTTCCAGCATGCGTACGGCGTTCAGCGAGTTGCCGCCCACCTGGAAGAACGACACCTCCACGGGCAGGTCCTCCGCCCCCAGCTCCAGGCACCACAACCGGTGCACCCGCTCCTCCTCCGCGGTGGCCGGCGGACTGCCCGCCGGCACGGTCGCGGTGCCCCGCGAGCCGCGCAGCAGGGTCCGGTCCAGCTTGCCGTTGGCACCTACGGGGAGCCGGTTCACGGCGAACCAGGCGGCCGGGACGAGATGCCCTGGCAGCGACGCGGCCAGCTCCGCCCGCAGCACCGCCCCCCAGTCGTCCAGCGGTCCGGCCAGCACCACATGGGCCACCAGCCTCGGCTCCGGCTCGTGCTCCACGAGGACCGCTGCCTCCGCCACCTGGGGCAGCGCGTTCAGGGCTGCCTCCGCCTCGCCGGGTTCCACCCGGAAGCCACGGATCTTGACCTGGTCGTCGGTGCGGCCGACATGGTCGAGCGTGCCGTGCCGGTTCCAGCGGACCAGGTCGCCGGTGCGGAACCAGCGCCGGGTCCCGTCCGTGACGAAACGGCGCGCGGTCAGCTCCGGGTCGCCCGGGTAACCGTCGGTCACCTGCGCCCCGCCGACCAGCAGTTCGCCGACCACGCCCGGTGGTACCGGCCGGCCGTGCCGGTCCTCGACCCGTACCGAGACACCGGTGACGGGGTGTCCGATCGGCGGATGGGGTCCGTCCGAGGGGGACACCTGGTGCTCGGTGACGATGACCGAGGTCTCGGTCGGCCCGTACTGGTTGAACAGGAGGGTCTGCGGCTGCGCCGCCAGGAACCGGGTGAGCGCGCCCGCCATGCGCAGGGGCTCGCCCGCGCAGAAGACCTCCCGCAGCGAGGGCATCGGTCCGGCGCCCCCGAGGAGCGCCGCGAGCGGTGTGGCGGGCATGCACAGGCGCTGGACCTCGTGCCGGCGCACGATCTCGCCCACCGTCGCCGGGTCGAGGCGGTCGGCGTCGTCGAGGAGGACCAGTTCGGCCCCGCCGGCGAGCGTGCCGAAGATCTCCTGCACGCTGACGTCGAACCCCGGTGAGGTCCACTGGAGCGTGCGCAGTGGTGCGTGCGCCCGCGACTGCCAGCGCAGCAGGGCGACCGGTCCCCGGTGCGGCACCGACACCGCCCGTGCGCCACCGGTGGTGCCCGAGGTGAACATGACGTAGGCGGTCGCACCGGGGTCGCCGGGTACCCCCGGCGAGGTGACCGGGAGATCCGGGTCCGCGTACGGGTCCGTCAGGGTGAGCACGGACCCGCTGTCCCGTGCCATCGCGGCGCGTCGCGCCTCGGGCAGCGCCGGATCGACGGGGACGTACGCGGCTCCGCACTTGAGGACAGCCAGCAGTGCGGTGACGAGACCGGGCCCGCGCGGCAGGACCAGTGCCACGGCGCTGCCCGGTGTCACCCCCTCGCCGATCAGCCGGTGGGCCAGCCGGTTGGCCGCGGCGTCCAGCTCCGCGTAGCGCGTCGTGCCGTGCGGCCCCGACAGCGCGATGGCGTCCGGTGCGGCGGCCGCGGCCCGCTCGAACAGCTCGTGCAGACAGCCGGGCCCGGCCTCCGCCGTGTCTGTCGTGTCCGGACCGTCCCCGGCCGTCGAGCCGTCGTGCAGGGCGACGAAACGGGCGTCCGGTTCGCTGAGCCCGACCAGCCGCGACAGCGGGCCCGCCGAGTCGGCCAGCCCGCGCCGGAGCAGGTCCTCGGTGTAGCCCAGCAGCCTGGTGACCGTCTCCGCCTCGAACAGGGCCGCGTCGTACTCCACCGTGCAGCTCAGGCCGTCCGGCCGGGCCGTGAAGTAGAGGGTCAGGTCGAACGGCGCCTGCTCGCGGGGTACGTGGAGGAGGCGCGCGGACAGGCCCGTACCGCCGAGGTCCGTACCCGGTTCGTCCTCGTACTCCACCAGCACGGTGAACAGCGGATTGGCGCCCGGCACCCGCTCCGGGTCGACCGCCTCCACCACCGCGTCCAGCGGTACGTCCCGGTGCTCCAGCGCGTCCATGACCGTCCCGCGCACCCGCCGCACGAGCCCGGCGAAGGACGGGTCTCCCGCCAGGTCCAGACGCAGCGCCAGGGTCTCCACGAACATACCGATCCGGTCCTCGGTGCCCGGCGGCCGGTGCGAGACCGCCGTGCCCAGCACCACGTCCTCGCTGTCCCCGAACCGGCCGAGCACGGAGGCGACCGCGCTCAGCACCGTGGTGAACGCGGTGGCCCCCACCGAGCGGCCGAAGGCGCGCACCCGCCGGGCGAGGGCGCCGTCGAAGTCGTACGTCAGCGTGGCGCCGGCCGTCGGCCGTGCCGCGTCGCGCGGCCGGTCCACGGGAAGGCGCAGCACCGGTGCCCCGTCCAGCAGCCGCCTCCAGAACTCCAGTCCGGAGCCGTCCTCCGGTTCCGGCA comes from the Streptomyces seoulensis genome and includes:
- a CDS encoding type I polyketide synthase, with the translated sequence MNGTEERVAATVAGLLGGVPVAPDVPFRELGLTSLLGARLRVRLEKEFGRSVPAAALTEHYTVTALARYLDGDARTAPGPRPLKAGGADRRVAVIGMAARFPGAPDVDTFWRNLRAGVCSVGEPLADADAFDAAFFGVSPKEAERTDPAHRLLLESCHHALEDGGYTDPDDGVRIGVFAGAGMNLYGPQPPYFLRAGTSGDPVEAIAELIGCQADFLATRVAWQLGLTGPAVNVQSACSTSLVAVHLAVQALLTGDADLALAGAAAVRRTPAPEGPADPEYILSPSGVVRAFDAAADGTVGGDGVAAVLLKPLERALADGDTVHAVILGSAVNNDGRAKAGFTAPSVRGHASAVRHALERAGAEPHTIGYLEAHGTGTEVGDPIEFRALTEALAGGPGPAGRTGLGSVKPSVGHLDTCAGMAGLIKTVLMLRQGELVPTVNTTAPDPRLAWSKSPFFPVTERSDWPSGSGPRRAGVSALGFGGTNAHVVLEEPPARGAVPDPGRAVLVPLAAPDPASLRRRAGQLRDWLRDHGDLPVGDVARRLHSGPRRSSARLAVSGRTAHEVADALDTALGEPPPEEPPLGPPAFAFRGQGAGAVDFEAYRDEPVFRSVVEPFGEVLDRPQAAQLVFQVALARLWESAGIRPSAVVGHSLGELAALCTAGALALSDAVRFVLAREELTGSTAPGRMLAVSAPLDVALDAAAATGADLAAHNAPTSHTLSGPEVLMDRAESWLDRHAVPWRRLPMTTAYHSHLMEPVLDRLAGHARDLGWQPLRVPWASASDDELLPAGTVPEPDCLARQVRYPVLFDPALRTLRGTGVRDFTEIAPAFVLRDFGRRVLPDSAWYLWGPAGLAALYRRGAALDWAALTGPGPRAQLPGHPFARQRFPW
- a CDS encoding non-ribosomal peptide synthetase, whose translation is MNATLHTVRALVAEVFGLPADAVDPDRPLVALGGESLVLLALTRKVDDRFGVRLPVRALFEDELTVRTMTARLTGSPAATAAAPSAGTVDFSLYFFGDYPHGDGPAQYETLLAAAEFGDRNDFHALWMPERHFHSFGGLFPNPAVLAAALAARTSGIRLHAGSVVLPLHHPVRVAEEWAMVDNLSGGRAGLCVASGWHSGDFVLAPEHFEDRRELMYTRLDEVRRLWSGEPHSGVSGEGDPVDVTLYPAPVQPRLPLSVAVLSSPASWERAAREDVGVVTNLMQQDVEDLASNIALYRRTRAECGLAPEEGRVTVLVHTYLREDGERARQDAYEPFKAYLRSSLSLFDNAVRSLGVEVDLARTPADDVEFLLERAYDRYCATRALIGTPQDVRPVLDALLRAGADEVGCFVDFGLPAADMLAGLPHLAALKDEARAPEAAPATPQQRRMWLLDRMDPERAVHNEPKAVLLEGPLDRDAFRSALASVTERHDALRTAFREEDGVLRQVVGAPFVPDCPVTDLTGCTEEEAVDRLHRAHGLAPFDLATGPLWRVALGRLGPDRHLLYLVAHHSVFDAGSTTVFLRDLAAGLRGETPAPAPLPALAVPEPEDGSGLEFWRRLLDGAPVLRLPVDRPRDAARPTAGATLTYDFDGALARRVRAFGRSVGATAFTTVLSAVASVLGRFGDSEDVVLGTAVSHRPPGTEDRIGMFVETLALRLDLAGDPSFAGLVRRVRGTVMDALEHRDVPLDAVVEAVDPERVPGANPLFTVLVEYEDEPGTDLGGTGLSARLLHVPREQAPFDLTLYFTARPDGLSCTVEYDAALFEAETVTRLLGYTEDLLRRGLADSAGPLSRLVGLSEPDARFVALHDGSTAGDGPDTTDTAEAGPGCLHELFERAAAAAPDAIALSGPHGTTRYAELDAAANRLAHRLIGEGVTPGSAVALVLPRGPGLVTALLAVLKCGAAYVPVDPALPEARRAAMARDSGSVLTLTDPYADPDLPVTSPGVPGDPGATAYVMFTSGTTGGARAVSVPHRGPVALLRWQSRAHAPLRTLQWTSPGFDVSVQEIFGTLAGGAELVLLDDADRLDPATVGEIVRRHEVQRLCMPATPLAALLGGAGPMPSLREVFCAGEPLRMAGALTRFLAAQPQTLLFNQYGPTETSVIVTEHQVSPSDGPHPPIGHPVTGVSVRVEDRHGRPVPPGVVGELLVGGAQVTDGYPGDPELTARRFVTDGTRRWFRTGDLVRWNRHGTLDHVGRTDDQVKIRGFRVEPGEAEAALNALPQVAEAAVLVEHEPEPRLVAHVVLAGPLDDWGAVLRAELAASLPGHLVPAAWFAVNRLPVGANGKLDRTLLRGSRGTATVPAGSPPATAEEERVHRLWCLELGAEDLPVEVSFFQVGGNSLNAVRMLERIRGETGRRVPMAEFLKAPTIRALAGRFAGAR